ACATGATGattaaggctttgctcaagggcaagtttgaggtttgtagaaacctggctggcttgaagaaggtgcatccctcctgagtcggaaagggggagatttgagtGAGTTTTCCTCCTCATATCagaggagagatggagcagaggGTGTAAAATCCGGAGTGGTTCACCGCGCTGCTCTATCGGTCGTGGGTAGTGCATGATCAGTCGTGGGTAGTGCATGATcagtcgtgggtggcgctcgaccagtcatgggttcaagtcctgccacgactcaaagtccagcgactttgaGTAATTATTCTCCGGGGTGCTCAACCGGtagtaggtggtccacgactggttgtaggtggctCTCGATTGGTCGTGGACTCGGTTCGACCAGTAGAGGTTATGCAGATTTGGTCCGCGATTTTGCGCGGATTTCATGTCgtaagtcctttcgcaactgagaTGCGGAAATGAGTttcctaaaactttaaaaaggggtccctagggtttttctaAGGTATGAGAAAGACTTGAAAAACACAAGAGGGCTTTCAAAGgtgtgagaaagagagggaaagagagagaggaagcttatagaagggaggttatgctcatggaggttatctactgtgcagtttatatctcagcgcttctatgtcctcgtaatcggtgagatctctccgttttttcttttgtttctcttattatttatccactcctacgtgagtgacgAAGGTTGtcacattctacttcatagtcgattgttgatctggacaatgtcccgtggtttttacctctttgagggttttttatataaaaatctcttgtgtggtgtgtgattgatgctttgatttatttcattgctttattatcccataattttgatttgtttcgggaggctagatcttaaggttttgtgcaaggctcccAACACTGTATGGGTGGGCAGCGTACAGTGGAAGTTCACCGCCGCTATATAgtactgtattgacgtcaacaagttctgtgggtctgatcatgaggtatgtgttatatccaaaccgtccatccatttttcgagctcttCTTAAgtgttgagacaaaaaataaaaataagacagatctaactatcaagtggaccacactgtaaaaagccatgagggattgaacgtctaccattgaaacccttttggggtcggagaagttttggaacaatatgaaatttgtttttcctcttcattcaggtctttgtgaccctatgaacagattggatggaaaataaacattatggtgggcctacgaattatttaatggtgaaaatcattatctctgctgctatttgtggtgtggtcacgatgttctttggatatgattattttttggataatactctaaaatgatctctaaaaatagatgaatggtgtagatatagatctcctttgaaccattcgtacaactcggagctcgaggagcgtcggtgctcgtcttcgcacgacacgtacctacaacagctatatagctgtagCAGCGGCTACTCCCAttgccaccagctccgtggctgatgTTTAGTGCTCTGTGGGGGCCCCcacgttgtatgtgtttcatccatttcgttcatctacttttaaatatcattttattgcttgcTACAAAAAAcaagaaggatataaatctcaggtggaacacaccacatgaaaacaatagtgattggatatccaccattaaaatcttcctaaggtccactatactgtttatttgacatccaatctgttgattaggtcatacaggcccagatgaagagaaaaagcaaagatcatcttgatccaaaacttttatggcccctaaaatgtttttaatgattgatcctcattcaacactgtttactgtgttgtggtccacttgagatttatatatacctAATGTTTAGATtcgtaccgtaaaatgatctttaaaaatggatggacggcatggatgaaacacatgcatcatggtggggcccacatagcactgactaccggccattggctggtgtcgggggagtagccaatccgtttccgaagtACACAACCAGAACTTCCTGCGaagggctttcgcaggaaatccccgTCCCTGTccgggggaaacggattggctactccccctgccaccagctccgtggctgatggtcggtgctttgtgggccctaccatgatgtatgtgtttcatccattccgtttatccatttttacatatcattttatggcttgatctcaagaatgagagggatataaatctcgggtaaaccacaacacatgaaaacaatagtgatttgatatccaccactaaaatcctccaaaggcccactatattgtttatttgacatccaaactgttgattaggtcatagaggccTGATGAAGAGAAAagacatatatcagcttgatccaaaactcaacactgtttcctgtaatgttgtccccTTGAGATTGCGTACTAACCCCGCCGGTcactagctccgaacgggcagttttgtgggctggcccaccgtaatgtatccgTACATCCAAGCCAtatatcccttttctcatattattttaaggcatcaaaacaaaaatgaagcagatccaacggtcaaatggaccacaccatagatgactcttgcatttaatgcaactgtcCTTTAATGCtctgtgcattttaatgcaaccaagcttattattaggtgtggtacacttgagcgttggatctgctcatttttgtgttatgccttaaaataatttgagaaaagggtaggtagtacgcaatccgcgtccgtccggGCGGGGACGCAATCAGCGTCCATTTATCCAGTCTCTGTGACCTTTCCAACAACAACTtcgatggcaagtaaacattaatAATGTTTGAGCACTACTATgagccataaaaagtttttaacggttaacgtcaatcaccactgttgccTATCATGTGGTACCCATAAGATacagatttgcttcattttcggaaccatatcctaaaatgaattagaaaaatggatggacagcgtagatatacaatacatacgacAATGTGGACCCCAAGTTCTCATGTGAGGCAGGGCCCGCACATAATCTCCTGCAGCAAAAGTGAACGGCTACGAGTGCTTCTGCACGTGAGATGGTGTTCAGAATAATAACtgcaaaataaatttaaaacagATATACCTTCTCAGCCATTTCTCGACACTGGAATATCTCCAGAGATTTTAGAGCTCAATGATGTTATCGTAATGTTATTCAGAAGAATCTTCCTGAAAGTAAAATATTAAAAACAGTTACTATAAACTAATAAATCATTAGAATTTTAATTACACCAGCCTAAATGAAATCATAAATGAAATTCCTTTATAGTAATAAATTTTGCCATTTAAgctgaaaaaattaaaatattctaagattttgaaaatcccaCACCATTATCATAATAATAGCGCATTATCAATTTCCCATGAAAGTATcgtgatattttaaaaatactgTCGATATTCGTCACAATGTAAAACATGAGCTAATGAAAGAAATCTACTTCACCTCTTCTACTTCTCAGGAAGCTTCTTTGTAAATTGTGGAGCAGAGGGACCTGGCGTTCTCGTCTTCCCACTCTAATCCTTCCCACCATTCTCTCTTGccttctatttttccttttatttcatGGATGCTTGAGCTGAAGAGGGAGAGCTTCTTCAACTTTGGACAAGAAATTACTTCCATCTCTTCCAAAGATATAAACATAAATCGCTGGCTACAAATGCTTTCTAAATCTAGTAAGGCATCCAACTTTAGGATGCGTAATTTTGGGAATGAATTATGGGGCAGCTTGTCTCCTTCTATAATCTCTTTCATTTGGAAACAATACGATATGTCAAGCTCCTTTAACTGATGTAGTTGCTCTACCATACTAGAAGAGAAGAGACTCCTTAACTTTTCACAATTACGAACCCGTATACTTAGGAGGTTTTGCAGGCTTGTGTTCAGCGGAGGAGGTGCTCCACCATCGAATACCTTCTCCAAGTTTGGTAAATCAAGGAGTTCCAAAAACTGTAAACATTGGAATGCATCATCTCCAACCTCTCTCCAGTCTATAATGCATTCCACTCCACTGCAATCCATGACTTGAAGATGTCTTAAGCTCTTTAAATCGCCTTGGAACTTAGAAAGACTTGTTAAACCTTTGCTTCTATAAAAGTCTAAAGAGAATGCATGTTTTATCAACCCCTCAATCCCGCAGGGGAATTTGTCACATTCACAAATGCTTATCTGCTTATCAGAGAAAGGCGGGTAAATTGCAATGTTAACCATAacatggaaacttgtcaagcccGAAAACCATCGATGGAACATATCATGTGAGATGAAGCCATTAAGATTGGACAAACTGATACGTAAAGATCTCAGGCGTTTCATGTTCACAGCCTCACCGAAAGTAGCTCCGTCCACGTTTTCCTTCAAACAACACATGCTTACTTCCTCCAGACTAGGTAGCCCGTATATCACAGTGAAGGGAACTGCAGTGAATGAAGTCCATGATATATCCAACCTCTTGAGTTTAACCAAGCTTGCAATGCCTTGAGGGAAGTTTCTGAGTCTAGAATTTGAGAGATCAAGAATTTGGAGTTCCTTCAGCTTTCCCAATGGCAGCACCTCCACTAGATGCATGCAGTATCTTAGAATGAGCACACGTAGATTCACCAATTGCAATAATGACATCGGGAGAGATTCAATGCCAGTATCACTTAGATCAAGGATCTGTAGTTTTGGCATGAGCTCGAAGAAATTACTGTGAATGGTACGTAATTGATCGTTTTCATTGAGGAACAAGGAGATCAAGTTAGGACAATCTGGCGTAATATCGAGATGCTTTATCTTGTTGCGCATCAATGAAATCCTTACAACCCCTCTCCACATATTCTCTTCAGGTGGCTGCACTAGTCCCTCCCCGGCTTTCACAAGGAATTTTGAGCCTTCAATGGACGACGATGGTGAAGTGATCCATATAGCCAAGTCACGGAGCAAATCATGCATCCTAACATCTTCATCTCCTTCAAACCATTCCTCCAAGAGGCATGCGTCCTTGATTGTTTCAAGGATGTCGTGTCCCTTGTTTGATGCTTCTTCCAAGTCATTCACATTTTCTATAAATCCTTCCTCCACGGCCCAACATCTTACTAGCTCATCTATTGGTATTTCATAATCTTCCAGAAACAATGAGCAATACAGGAAACAAGATTTTATCTCTTCATTCTCTAAGTAATCATAGCTAAGTTTCAAAGGAAGAAACACTTGACGCTCCATCCCTGGAACCTCAGGTGATGATCCTTTCAATGCCCTTAATGCATTCTCCCATATCTCTTTCTTATCCTTGCCATGCATGGCCCTTCCCACTGTCTTAATTGCAAGTGGTAATCCGCTGCACTCCTCTGCAACCTTCTCTGCTACCGGTCGAATCTCTGATGACATAACCACATCCCCACATCTTTCACAGAACAAATTCCACGCTTCCTCAGGCGTAAGAGCTCCGACTTTAATAAACTTATCAGCCACCATTGCATTACATACTTCAATGGATCGGGTGGTTATCACGATCTTGCATCTACTTTGCTTGTCTGGCTTTGGAATTCCGACTTGATCCAACCTAAATGCTTCCCATAGATCATCTAAGATGAGCAGATACCTCACATTCTGCAGCCGAGTAAACAGCCTGTCCCGCTTCTCTGCCATATCTTCGTTATCGCAGAACGTGATATCCAACTTCTTTCCAATCTTCTCTTGGATTAATCCCAAGTTGAGGTCCTTGGACACAGTTACCCAAATCACAACGTTGAAGTCATTGGTTACGATGAACCTATTATTTACGGCTTTCATGAGAGTGGTTTTCCCTATTCCACCCATCCCATAAACACCAATGAGGCCATTCTCCTCGTCGTGTAAGCATTGCCATATCTCCTCCATGGTTTCCTCAGCTGTGCTTTGCTGTACTCGTGGTAGCGAGGTTTGCATTTCCAACACCCTCGGCCGGCGAGGGCTCTCAGCCACCTTATCGAAGACCCCTTTAGTTTTGAGGTTTTCCACATCTTTGAGCTTTTTAACGACCCTTTTGCCCAGCTTGTAGCGAGAGAAGTGATTGGTGCAACAACCGTTCAAGCACGTTCTAGGTTGCTCGAATTCCGTTCTTAAATCATCGACTTGAGCTTCGATATTGGTGACGTCCACAAGCCAGTTCTCCACTAGACGAACCCGTGTCTTTCCGACTGATATAGCATCATCGACGTCCGCTCGAATTTGGTGACGCTTGTCTTGTAGTTCTTCTGTTTCCTTCTTCAATGTCTCTACATTGTTATTAAGGTGTTTGAGATAACCGATCTGCTGAGAAACAGGAGCCCAGAAGAAGAGAATGATCTGCACAACTGGACCCAAGAAATCCATTCcggacggatggatggatggatggcgtttTTGAAGGTGGCAGAGGAATGAAATGAAAGTGCTGCCCGAAATAATGCCTGTGAATATGACTTCAGTTCCGAGAAGCTGAGGAGAGAGAGCAAGAGAAACTgtagaaacaaaaaaaataaaataataaaataaaattaaattttaaaaaaaagaaaaaaaagaaaaagaaaagagagaatggAATTAGAGACGGAAGTGGTTCGATGCTTTGTACAAAGTAGGGAAGCGGAtcgaccggacgcggattgcctactgacagcGACAGTGCTTCGTGAGTTCCATCGTGGTGTACCACAAATCAGCTACCATAGCTGGTGTATGTACGTGTcgcgcgaagacgagcgctgacgctcctcgagctccgagttgtacgaacgttcaaaggagatcaaagttacatgggcccatgatgatgtatatattttttatatcatcaccattcgtccatttttcgtgatcattttagagtaatatCAACAAATTGAATCATAGCTAAAGattaactagaccacaccacaactagcagcggaggtaatgattttcaccgttaaaaatttcttagggcctacTATAacgatttattttccatccaatctgttcataaggccacaaagacttgaatgaagagtaaaagcaaatttcatattgattcaaaacttgtgtgaaccccagaagggtttcaatggcatatgttcaatctcccactgctttttctAGTGTGGTACATTTAATCGTttaatttgtcttatttttcatctcaagccttaatacgagctcgaaaaatagatggaccagtttggatatatcacatgcatcatgataggacTCACAGAacctgttgacgtcaatacacccgcaggtgtgtggtacactagccaatccgtttccacaaaATAggcgtgtgaggcccattgtgacgtgatGTTTTAATCCCACCCAATCTATCATCACATGCGGCAcactggtgtattgatgtcaataAGTACTGcaagtcccatcatgaggtatatgttatatccaaaccatccatccatttggcgagctcgtggtaaagcttgagctgaaaaataagacagatctagagctaatgtggaccacactgaaaaaagtagtggTGGATTTAActtcaaccattgaaacccttttgtgggtcatagaagtttcgaatcaatatgaaatttgtttttcctcttcatacagttatttgtgaccttattaacaatttagatggaaaataaatattatggtgggcgctgcaaattttttaacggtgaaaatcatcatcccgctgctatttttggtgtggtccatttgagatttggatatgattaagtTTTCagctaatgttctaaaatgattttgaaaatttgatgaacggtgtggatataattaatacatcattgtgaggcccatgtaactttgatatcctttgaaccgttcgtacaactcggagttggaGGAGCGTTAGcgttcgtcttcgcacgacacgtacatacACCAGTTATATAACTGATGtttggtacactagccaatccgcttccacaaaaTAGAcgtgtggggcctattgtgatgtgatGTTTTAATCCCACtcaatctgtccatcatgtgcgGCATCCCAttgttggaagcggattggattGTGTACCACACactggtgtattgacatcagcaagtattgtgggtcccatcatgaggtatgtgttatatccaaaccatccatccatttggcgagctcgtggtaaggcttaagccgaaaaataagacagatctaaagcaaaagtggaccacactgaaaaaagcagtggtagattgaacttctaccattaaaacccttttggggtcacagaagtttcggatcaatatgaaatttgtttttccacttcatataggtatttgtgaccttattaacagcttagatggaaaataaacgttatggtgggccctacaaattttttaacggtgaaaatcattatcctgctgctatttttggtgtggtctatttgagatttggatatgattaatttttcggctaatgttctaaaatgatcttgaaaatttgatgaacggtgtggatataataaatacatcattgtgaggcccatataactttgatatcctttgaaccgtttgtacaactcggagatgGAGgaacgtcagcgctcgtcttcgcatgacacgtacatacaccagctatatagctggtgtgtgatacactagccaatccgcttccataaaatagacgtgtggggcccattgtgatgtgatgttTTAATCCCacccaatctgtccatcatgtgcaGCATCCCGttgttggaagcggattggctagtgtaccacacaggggtgtattaacgtcagcaagtattgtgggtcctatcatgaggtatgtgttatatccaaaccatccatccatttggcgagctcgtggtaaggtttgagccgaaaaataagatagatctaaagctaaatggaccacactgaaaaaagcagtggtggattgaacttctaccattgaaacacttttgggggtcacggaagtttcggatcaatatgaaatttgtttttcctcttcatccaggtatttgtgaccttattaatagtttagatggaaaataaatgttatggtgggccctacaaattttttaacggtgaaaattattatcccgctgctatttttggtgtggtctatttgagatttggatatgattaatttttcggctaatgttctaaaatgatcttgaaaatttgatgaacaatgtggatataataaatacatcattgtgaggcccatgtaactttgatatcctttgaacgtTCATATAACTCGGAGCTGGAGTAGCGTCAGCATTCTTCTTCGTACGACACgtacatacaccagctatatacttgatgtgtggtacactagccaatctgcttccacaaaatagacatgtggggcccattgtgatgtgatgttTTAATCCCAcccaatttgtccatcatgtgcggCATCCCATTgttgaaagcggattggctggtgtaccacacacagatgtattgacgtcagcaagtactgtgggtcctatcatgaggtatgtgttatatccaaaccatccatccatttggcgagctcattgtaaggcttgagccaaaaaataagacaaatctaaagctaAAGCAGACCACAGTGAAAAAGGCAGTGGTGGATTGAACtttctaccactgaaacccttttgggggtcacagaagtttcggatcaatatgaaatttgtctttcctctcatccaggtatttgtgaccttattaagagtttagatggaaaataaacgtggtGGGCCCTGCaacttttttaacggtgaaaatcattatcccgctgctatttttggtgtggtccatttgagatttggatatgattaattttttggctaatgttctaaaatgatcttgaaaatttgatgaacggtgtggatataataaatacgtcattgtgaggcccatgtaactttgatatcctttgaaccgttcgtacaacttggagctcatgGAGCGTCcatgctcatcttcgcacgacacgtatctacaccagctatatagctggtgtgtggtacaccagccaatccgcttccccgttGTTGGAAGCTACGTGGGGCCACTATAAGAGTGAGATGGAACACCTACCGTGGAAACCTATAGGCCCACAGAAGTCTGGGATGAGACTAATAAaagtgttttcagttcatccgggCTGTTAGGAccttatgaatgatttggatagcaaataaacaacgTAGTGGGCTCCGTGAATATTTTTTCCTACCCACaacaatttaaaaataaaataaaatattattaatgGTCATCCagtcaaaagtaaaaaataaaatattattaacgGTTATCCAGTCcagagtaaaaaaataaaatattattaatagCTATCCAGTCAAAAGTATATTGTTGATGGAATAAGTAGCGATGAATGCTATGCTTGAATGAGACATCATGGTACACCAGTCCAAGGGTTATGATTATTTTATCAAGAAGGCTATAGCATATATGGTCCATCAATTTAAGGGTCATATTTGAGAGATGTGCgtggatatgattattttatcAAGAAGGCTATAGCATATATGGTCCATCAATTTAAGGGTCATATTTGAGAGATGTGCGTTAATGAGGTATAAGTGTGCTAAATTTGGTATAAGACAATAATATGTTTTGTCTAATCATAATCtacaaaagataaaaaaaaaaaaagataataaaagaaaatatgataaagtgTTAATTTTCAAACCTTTGTAGTTTATTACTAATTagatttttatgaaaaaaaaaaaaaaattattttcagaAATCAGATTGTTCTTTAGACAAATTATTAAACAATTTTTCAGTACTCATAAATACTTGAATTCagcattttaagttttcaacaactaaattaattttcaactcttatttttaaatttatggaACGGTACCTTTTAAACTGACATTGTTTTTAGCTCTCTTATTCAGCTCTCTCAAAACTTATTTAGCTTTTAGATGAGGATGAACTCAATTTATAAACTTGAAATAGAAGATAACACTTTCAATGGTAAATACTACGCTACTGACACAGTAGATAATAGTATGTTGCCAATGCAATAATACACaacattaaatattatattactaCAATAAAAACACTGCATTTTCATGTTCCACAATCTACATGGCAGGACATACATAACTGAGGGATGGCCACAATCACATTTTCATATGCCTAAACATTCACTTTGCCTTCCCAACACTAGAACTATGAAACATTAACAGATTTAACATAATGGAATAAACATTAGTGAGACTTTCTCTATTTTTTACAAACATCATCCTTGTATTTAGTTGTTTTTGTTACAAATCAGTAATTGGAAGTGAACAGTTGTACGTGTCATTCTGTTTGCATATATTTAGGCATGTTTGCAAGTGAGGTCAATA
This window of the Magnolia sinica isolate HGM2019 unplaced genomic scaffold, MsV1 ctg266, whole genome shotgun sequence genome carries:
- the LOC131236183 gene encoding disease resistance protein At4g27190-like, whose protein sequence is MDFLGPVVQIILFFWAPVSQQIGYLKHLNNNVETLKKETEELQDKRHQIRADVDDAISVGKTRVRLVENWLVDVTNIEAQVDDLRTEFEQPRTCLNGCCTNHFSRYKLGKRVVKKLKDVENLKTKGVFDKVAESPRRPRVLEMQTSLPRVQQSTAEETMEEIWQCLHDEENGLIGVYGMGGIGKTTLMKAVNNRFIVTNDFNVVIWVTVSKDLNLGLIQEKIGKKLDITFCDNEDMAEKRDRLFTRLQNVRYLLILDDLWEAFRLDQVGIPKPDKQSRCKIVITTRSIEVCNAMVADKFIKVGALTPEEAWNLFCERCGDVVMSSEIRPVAEKVAEECSGLPLAIKTVGRAMHGKDKKEIWENALRALKGSSPEVPGMERQVFLPLKLSYDYLENEEIKSCFLYCSLFLEDYEIPIDELVRCWAVEEGFIENVNDLEEASNKGHDILETIKDACLLEEWFEGDEDVRMHDLLRDLAIWITSPSSSIEGSKFLVKAGEGLVQPPEENMWRGVVRISLMRNKIKHLDITPDCPNLISLFLNENDQLRTIHSNFFELMPKLQILDLSDTGIESLPMSLLQLVNLRVLILRYCMHLVEVLPLGKLKELQILDLSNSRLRNFPQGIASLVKLKRLDISWTSFTAVPFTVIYGLPSLEEVSMCCLKENVDGATFGEAVNMKRLRSLRISLSNLNGFISHDMFHRWFSGLTSFHVMVNIAIYPPFSDKQISICECDKFPCGIEGLIKHAFSLDFYRSKGLTSLSKFQGDLKSLRHLQVMDCSGVECIIDWREVGDDAFQCLQFLELLDLPNLEKVFDGGAPPPLNTSLQNLLSIRVRNCEKLRSLFSSSMVEQLHQLKELDISYCFQMKEIIEGDKLPHNSFPKLRILKLDALLDLESICSQRFMFISLEEMEVISCPKLKKLSLFSSSIHEIKGKIEGKREWWEGLEWEDENARSLCSTIYKEAS